A segment of the Rhizobium sp. ZPR4 genome:
GCGGATCCGCGCCGTTCGGAAGTTACAGAATCCAAGTCCTAATGGAAATTTACCAAAAAAGTTTGAATCCGAGCTTTCTCGCGCTAAAGAATCGCGCGCGTAGCGCAATTATTTGCGGCACAGTCAAAAATCACCATTTGGTGACTTGTGCTAAAGAATTGTTATTTATGGCGTTTGTCGCCAAACGTGTAGCCGGTCTCGACAGTCTTGTTGCCGAATTTTTCTCGGAGCTTGTCCATGGCTGCTTCCGCAGCGGCCCGTCGCGTGGCCTGCACATCGATAAGATCGGGCGGGTCCGCACGCCCGGCGTCGCCGAGATCGGTAACACCGATGCCGATGAGGCGGAACTTCGTGCCGTCAGTCTCATGCTCGAGCATGCGCAATCCTGTACGGAAAATCCGGTCCGCAAGCTGTGTCGGATCCTCCAGGCGGCGATTGCGCGTTCGGGTCTTGAAATCTGATGTTTTCAGCTTCAGCACCACGGTCTGGCCGGCGATGTCGCTGCGTTTCAGGCGGCGCGAAACTTTCTCCGAGAGGTCGCGCAGGATCGGCACGAGATCGTCATGGCGGGAGATATCGTCGAAGAAGGTGGTTTCGGAAGACACGCTCTTTGCCGCTTCGTTGGGATGCACGGTTCGGTCGTCGATACCGCGCGAGAGGCGGAAAAGCCGCTGCCCGATGACGCCGTAGCGACGCATGAGATCGCCTTCCTCCATGGCCTGCAATTGGCCGATGGTACGGATGCCGTCGCTTTCAAGCGCTGCGGCAAAGGCCTTGCCGACCCCCCATATGGTCGTGACCGGCCGGGGCTCCAGGAAGGAGAGAGCCTCTTCGCGGCCGATGACGGAGAAGCCGCGCGGCTTCTGCAGGTCGGAGGCCACCTTGGCAAGGAACTTGCAATAGGAAAGCCCGACCGAGATTGTGATGCCGATTTCCCGCTCCACCCGTTTGGCAAATTTCGCCAGGATGCGGGCCGGCGGATCGTGATGGAGCCGCTGTGTGCCGTCGAGCTCGAGAAAGGCTTCGTCGATCGAAAGTGGCTGAACCAGCGGCGTCAGCTCCTGCATCATGCCCCGAACCTCGCGGCCGACGCGGACGTATTTTTCCATGTTTGGACGAATGACGATGGCTTGCGGGCAAGCTTCCAGCGCCTTGAACATCGGCATGGCGGAACGCACCCCGTGGATGCGGGCGATATAGCAGGCGGTGGAGACGACGCCGCGCTTGCCGCCGCCGACGATGACAGGCTTGTCGGCGAGCTCCGGATTGTCACGCTTCTCGATCGACGCATAGAAGGCATCGCAATCAATATGCGCCAGCGTCAGCGCGTAAAGCTCCCGATGGTAGACGAGGCGAGGGCTGCCGCAGTTCCGACAGCGCGTGCGCGTGGCCGATTGCTCGCTCAAGCAATCGCGACAGAAGCCGGAAATCTTGTCGGGCGCATGGGTCATCGAGCGAGAACAAAAATTGAACATCGCTACTTTATGTTTTAAACTTGCGAGTCTCAAGCCCGGAAACTGTTGGGGAGGCGGGAGTGCAGAATTTAAGCGTACAGCCGTTGACGCCGGATCGCTGGGACGATTTCCAGACGTTATTCGGACCAAGCGGCGCCTGCTATGGCTGCTGGTGCACCTATTTCCGCGTCCCGACATCGCAGCGCAAGACGATGGATGCGATGGCAAAGAAGCAGTTGATCGAGGAACGCATCGCGGTAGGGCCGCCGCCCGGGCTTCTAGGCTATATCGACGGGCAGCCGATTGCCTGGGTGCAGGTCGGTCCGCGTAGCGAGCTGCCGCAATGGAACTCGCCGAAAACAGTGTCACGCCCGCTCGATCCCGCCGATGCGGAGGACAGCTCGGTCTGGGCAGTGAGCTGTTTCTTCATGAATTCGAAGGATCGCGGCAAGGGACACAGTCATCGCATGTTGTCGGAGGCCGTGAATTTCGCCCGCGCGTCCGGCGCGCGCCTGCTGGAAGGCTGTCCGATCGAGCGTACGAAGCAATCGAAGTCCGTCGGCCTCTATGTCGGCTCGCAGCGCATATTCGAGGCAGCCGGATTTTCGGAAGTTGCGAAGCGCAAGGACGGCAGGCCTCTGATGCGCCTCGTCCTTTGAGGGTATGGCCAGTGGTGTCAGCGCGCGATATGGGCCTGAATCAGCGGCGCTGCCTGGCTCCATTCGTTGGCTTCCGGAATACCCGCGGCTGCGACCGGCGCCATGCGGTGAACGATGGAATCCGGTTTCAGATTGATGAGGAGGCATTCCGGAACATGCTCGCTGACCGAATGCAGATTGTGAGCCATGTCGTCGACGAAGGCTACGGGCGTTGCGCGCTGCCGATGCAGCGAGCGCACGATCGGCCCCTTCGGCTGCAGCGACGCGAGCAGCGGATAGGCAAGTTCGAGCCTGTCGAGAAGCCGTCGTCGCTGTTCCCAGAATTGCGGCGGCATGGCTGTCAGGAAAACGATGTCGGCATCTTTCGAGAATTCGCCGAGCGTATCGACGACGCGATCAAGCGGCGTTTGCCACTGTTCCTGCGCCTCGAAGAATGCCTCGATCAGCCGGTGCACATCCTTTTCTTCCAGCGCGGAGCCATTGGCCTTGGAGACGATGTTGCCCGTCAGCCGGAAGGAGCGCGGCAGGAATTCATGGCCTTCGGCGTCGATGAAGGTCAGGAAGGGCGCAAAGAAGTGCAAGACGACGTCGTCGACATCACAAACAATCAGCGGCCGCTCCTGCAGCCGGATATGCGATACGTCGAATTCGAGCGGGGCATCCATGATCAGTATTCTCCAGAGGCGAGGCCGGGCGGCGAAAAATGCGCCGACGCGGCGGCGACGGCCTCCGGCGGAATGCCGCTCGCCTCGCAAAAGGCCAGCAATGTCGGTTCGTGGTTCATGAGGAAGTCGAGCATGCCGGCAAGAAAGGCGGGCTCGTTGATGGCGTTGCGCACCTGTGCCGGCTCTACACCGGTCAGCGCCAAGAAGCGGCCGAACATATCCGGTTCATTGGCCAGCCAGCCGAGTACGGCAATCGCAGTCTCTTGCGGGTCGGCCGCGCTCTTCTTCGGGTTCTTGAAGTTACTTTGCATTTTGAAGGGTGAGTTACCTATTTTTCAACCAAATGCCGGTAGTTTGCGATTCAAGTATTTCTGGAATCGGTTCCTCGCGACCCTATATTTCGAGAGAATGGATGCAATACCGGATGCAGGGACAGCTTTCCATGCCTAAGCAGGTAATGATTGTAGAAGACAATGAGCTGAATATGAAGCTCTTTCGCGATCTGATCGAGGCTTCCGGCTATACGACGATCCAGACCCGCAACGGCATGGAAGCGCTCGATCTTGCGCGCAAGCATCGCCCCGACCTGATCCTCATGGATATCCAGCTGCCGGAAGTTTCTGGCCTGGAGGTTACCAAATGGCTGAAGGAGGACGACGATCTGCACGTCATCCCGGTGATCGCGGTCACGGCCTTCGCCATGAAGGGTGACGAGGAGCGCATTCGTCAGGGCGGTTGCGAGGCCTATGTCTCGAAGCCGATTTCGGTGCCGAAATTCATTGAGACCATTAAGACCTATCTGGGCGACGCCTGATGATGGGGAAGAACTGATGACCGCACGCATTCTGGTAGTCGACGATATTCCGGCCAATGTGAAGCTTCTGGAAGCACGGCTGCTTGCCGAATATTTCGAAGTGCTGACCGCTGAAGACGGTTTGAAGGCGCTCGCCATTTGCGCGAGCACGCAAGTCGATCTCATCCTTCTCGATATTATGATGCCCGGCATGGATGGTTTTGAGGTGTGCGAACGCCTGAAATCTGATCCTCGCACCACGCATA
Coding sequences within it:
- a CDS encoding DNA polymerase IV — protein: MTHAPDKISGFCRDCLSEQSATRTRCRNCGSPRLVYHRELYALTLAHIDCDAFYASIEKRDNPELADKPVIVGGGKRGVVSTACYIARIHGVRSAMPMFKALEACPQAIVIRPNMEKYVRVGREVRGMMQELTPLVQPLSIDEAFLELDGTQRLHHDPPARILAKFAKRVEREIGITISVGLSYCKFLAKVASDLQKPRGFSVIGREEALSFLEPRPVTTIWGVGKAFAAALESDGIRTIGQLQAMEEGDLMRRYGVIGQRLFRLSRGIDDRTVHPNEAAKSVSSETTFFDDISRHDDLVPILRDLSEKVSRRLKRSDIAGQTVVLKLKTSDFKTRTRNRRLEDPTQLADRIFRTGLRMLEHETDGTKFRLIGIGVTDLGDAGRADPPDLIDVQATRRAAAEAAMDKLREKFGNKTVETGYTFGDKRHK
- a CDS encoding GNAT family N-acetyltransferase, whose translation is MQNLSVQPLTPDRWDDFQTLFGPSGACYGCWCTYFRVPTSQRKTMDAMAKKQLIEERIAVGPPPGLLGYIDGQPIAWVQVGPRSELPQWNSPKTVSRPLDPADAEDSSVWAVSCFFMNSKDRGKGHSHRMLSEAVNFARASGARLLEGCPIERTKQSKSVGLYVGSQRIFEAAGFSEVAKRKDGRPLMRLVL
- a CDS encoding DUF3572 domain-containing protein — its product is MQSNFKNPKKSAADPQETAIAVLGWLANEPDMFGRFLALTGVEPAQVRNAINEPAFLAGMLDFLMNHEPTLLAFCEASGIPPEAVAAASAHFSPPGLASGEY
- a CDS encoding response regulator; its protein translation is MPKQVMIVEDNELNMKLFRDLIEASGYTTIQTRNGMEALDLARKHRPDLILMDIQLPEVSGLEVTKWLKEDDDLHVIPVIAVTAFAMKGDEERIRQGGCEAYVSKPISVPKFIETIKTYLGDA